One region of Colius striatus isolate bColStr4 chromosome 4, bColStr4.1.hap1, whole genome shotgun sequence genomic DNA includes:
- the RBIS gene encoding ribosomal biogenesis factor isoform X1: protein MGKSRAQAAKAVSVFRIARSGAVRAKGKGKARPVTSALKRLGHLASSYGQYTTRRKGGRLPGTLVQLRGADGGVAGPVYSLAEINIKNAEKVNTINKAFDEVQKELQQLSKGTAAEPQKSPQVSTDREEEPANMDAATTLLAQL, encoded by the exons ATGGGGAAGAGCCGGGCGCAGGCGGCGAAGGCGGTGAGCGTGTTCCGCATCGCCCGCAGCGGAGCCGTCAGGGccaagggcaagggcaaggCGCGGCCCGTCACCTCCGCGCTGAAACGG cttgggcacctggcatccagctaTGGCCAGTACACCACacgaaggaagggaggaaggctTCCTGGAACCCTAGTCCAGCTAAGAGGAGCAGACGGTGGTGTAGCAGGGCCTGTctacagcctggctgag ataaacattaaaaatgctGAGAAAGTTAATACAATAAATAAAGCATTTGATGAAGTTCAGAAAGAATTACAACAGCTATCAAAAGGCACTGCAGCAGAACCTCAGAAGAGTCCTCAG gtttccACAGATCGGGAAGAGGAACCAGCAAACATGGATGCTGCCACAACCCTATTAGCTCAGTTGTAA
- the RBIS gene encoding ribosomal biogenesis factor isoform X3, which produces MGKSRAQAAKAVSVFRIARSGAVRAKGKGKARPVTSALKRINIKNAEKVNTINKAFDEVQKELQQLSKGTAAEPQKSPQVSTDREEEPANMDAATTLLAQL; this is translated from the exons ATGGGGAAGAGCCGGGCGCAGGCGGCGAAGGCGGTGAGCGTGTTCCGCATCGCCCGCAGCGGAGCCGTCAGGGccaagggcaagggcaaggCGCGGCCCGTCACCTCCGCGCTGAAACGG ataaacattaaaaatgctGAGAAAGTTAATACAATAAATAAAGCATTTGATGAAGTTCAGAAAGAATTACAACAGCTATCAAAAGGCACTGCAGCAGAACCTCAGAAGAGTCCTCAG gtttccACAGATCGGGAAGAGGAACCAGCAAACATGGATGCTGCCACAACCCTATTAGCTCAGTTGTAA
- the RBIS gene encoding ribosomal biogenesis factor isoform X2 — protein sequence MGLQVKLGHLASSYGQYTTRRKGGRLPGTLVQLRGADGGVAGPVYSLAEINIKNAEKVNTINKAFDEVQKELQQLSKGTAAEPQKSPQVSTDREEEPANMDAATTLLAQL from the exons ATGGGATTGCAAGtgaag cttgggcacctggcatccagctaTGGCCAGTACACCACacgaaggaagggaggaaggctTCCTGGAACCCTAGTCCAGCTAAGAGGAGCAGACGGTGGTGTAGCAGGGCCTGTctacagcctggctgag ataaacattaaaaatgctGAGAAAGTTAATACAATAAATAAAGCATTTGATGAAGTTCAGAAAGAATTACAACAGCTATCAAAAGGCACTGCAGCAGAACCTCAGAAGAGTCCTCAG gtttccACAGATCGGGAAGAGGAACCAGCAAACATGGATGCTGCCACAACCCTATTAGCTCAGTTGTAA